The proteins below are encoded in one region of Bacillus vallismortis:
- the gbsB gene encoding choline dehydrogenase → MTLNMKVESMHKFHTFEIPTVIKHGIGAVKQTGEEIAALGVSKALLVTDPGIYKAGVVDPVIESLKEAGIEVVLFHKVEPNPPVRLVNEGSELYKKENCNGLVAVGGGSSMDTAKAIGVEATHEGSVLDYEAADGKKPLENRIPPLTTIPTTAGTGSEVTQWAVITDEEREFKFNTGGPLIAAHLTIIDPELHVSMPPHVTAMTGIDALAHAIECYTMRFAQPITDAVALMAIEYAAHYIKRAFADGEDLEARYGMAQAAMLAGLSYGSESAGAAHAMSQTLGGIIPVAHGQCVAAMMGPVMEYNWKGYPEKFARIAKAFGIDTSNMTTEEAARASVNWMYDLVEDLEVPTLEEQGVSPDMIERLSKEAMKDPQTFGNPRDLNEKAYNWIYKRCFNLTPKTV, encoded by the coding sequence ATGACATTAAATATGAAAGTAGAAAGCATGCACAAATTCCACACATTTGAAATTCCGACTGTGATTAAGCACGGGATCGGAGCCGTCAAGCAAACGGGTGAAGAAATAGCTGCGCTGGGCGTTTCGAAAGCACTCCTTGTCACAGACCCTGGGATTTATAAAGCCGGCGTCGTTGATCCTGTTATCGAATCACTTAAAGAAGCGGGCATTGAAGTGGTGCTCTTTCATAAAGTAGAGCCAAATCCGCCTGTCCGTCTGGTGAATGAAGGATCTGAGCTTTACAAAAAAGAGAACTGTAATGGATTGGTGGCAGTCGGAGGCGGAAGCTCCATGGATACTGCAAAAGCAATCGGAGTAGAAGCTACTCACGAAGGAAGCGTGCTTGATTATGAAGCGGCAGATGGAAAAAAACCGCTGGAAAACCGTATTCCTCCGCTGACGACAATTCCGACAACAGCTGGCACAGGATCAGAAGTAACCCAATGGGCGGTTATCACAGATGAAGAAAGAGAATTCAAATTTAATACAGGCGGTCCGCTGATCGCAGCGCACCTGACCATCATTGATCCTGAGCTCCATGTTTCAATGCCTCCGCATGTAACAGCCATGACAGGAATTGATGCGCTTGCACATGCCATTGAGTGCTATACAATGAGATTTGCACAGCCAATCACGGATGCAGTTGCTTTAATGGCAATTGAATATGCCGCTCATTACATTAAAAGAGCATTTGCTGACGGAGAGGATTTGGAAGCAAGATACGGAATGGCGCAGGCTGCGATGCTAGCGGGACTTTCTTACGGCAGTGAATCAGCGGGAGCGGCTCATGCGATGAGCCAGACGCTTGGCGGTATTATCCCGGTCGCTCACGGTCAATGTGTCGCCGCGATGATGGGACCTGTCATGGAATACAACTGGAAGGGCTACCCTGAGAAATTTGCACGTATTGCGAAAGCGTTCGGTATTGACACTAGCAATATGACAACAGAAGAAGCAGCGAGAGCATCTGTCAACTGGATGTATGATCTGGTCGAAGATTTAGAAGTGCCGACTTTAGAAGAGCAGGGAGTATCACCTGATATGATCGAACGCTTGTCTAAAGAAGCGATGAAAGATCCGCAAACCTTTGGAAACCCTAGAGACTTAAATGAAAAAGCATACAATTGGATCTACAAGCGCTGCTTTAACCTTACGCCTAAAACGGTATAA
- a CDS encoding DinB family protein, whose product MSIFNEARLETWNEVKGLSDEKLNQKPSAEEWSIREVLDHLKKIDMAAQIMLKERVKEAPVKKVEAKPLEAAQDRNNKRKAPSHLEPEHGFKSGSQMKRELDVVREQLTAAIASLKEEDFERVLPHPVFQELTIRQWIDFIGHHEKRHLSQIKEIKEKVERA is encoded by the coding sequence ATGAGTATCTTTAATGAAGCCAGATTAGAAACGTGGAACGAAGTCAAAGGGCTTTCTGACGAAAAGCTGAATCAAAAGCCTTCTGCTGAAGAATGGAGTATACGGGAAGTTCTTGATCATTTGAAAAAAATCGATATGGCCGCACAAATCATGCTGAAGGAGCGTGTAAAGGAAGCTCCTGTTAAAAAAGTTGAAGCGAAACCGCTTGAAGCTGCACAAGACAGAAACAATAAGCGAAAAGCCCCGAGTCACCTTGAGCCTGAGCATGGATTTAAGTCAGGCAGCCAAATGAAACGCGAGCTTGATGTGGTGAGAGAACAGCTGACGGCGGCAATTGCCTCTCTAAAAGAAGAAGATTTTGAGAGAGTGCTTCCGCATCCTGTGTTTCAAGAGTTGACTATCCGCCAGTGGATCGATTTTATCGGCCACCATGAAAAGCGGCATCTCAGCCAGATTAAAGAAATTAAAGAAAAGGTGGAAAGGGCCTGA
- a CDS encoding NfeD family protein has product MELFGVPIQTIYLYTLMIAGSLTLLFLFFGDVFAGLSEGIPFLNPTLALAFFTCFSAGGYIGELILPLSHLLIALFSCILSIILVILLHFFVLVPLSSAEESLVYKEDDLRGRVGKVITAVPIDGFGEVVIEGIGGTISKSAVSFENQQISYGTTVLVVDINNGVLLVTPHEPI; this is encoded by the coding sequence TTGGAGTTGTTTGGCGTCCCTATACAAACGATTTATCTTTATACGCTTATGATTGCGGGCAGTCTTACGCTATTATTTCTATTTTTCGGAGATGTGTTTGCAGGGCTGTCAGAAGGCATTCCCTTTCTTAATCCGACTTTGGCGCTCGCATTTTTTACATGTTTTTCAGCAGGCGGATATATAGGCGAACTCATATTGCCCCTATCCCACCTGTTGATCGCGCTTTTCTCTTGCATCCTTTCGATTATCCTTGTGATATTGCTTCACTTTTTTGTTCTGGTCCCATTATCATCCGCAGAAGAATCACTGGTTTATAAAGAAGATGATCTAAGAGGAAGGGTCGGCAAAGTGATTACCGCTGTTCCTATAGACGGGTTTGGTGAAGTGGTCATTGAAGGAATAGGCGGCACCATCTCGAAATCAGCGGTCAGCTTTGAGAATCAGCAGATCAGTTACGGGACAACGGTTTTGGTCGTAGATATCAACAACGGAGTTCTTTTGGTTACTCCGCATGAACCTATTTAA
- the floT gene encoding flotillin lipid rafts scaffold protein FloT: MTMPIIIVIGVVFFLFIALVAVFITKYRTAGPDEALIVTGSYLGNKNVHVDEGGNRLKIVRGGGTFVLPVFQQAEPLSLLSSKLDVSTPEVYTEQGVPVMADGTAIIKIGGSIGEIATAAEQFLGKSKDDREQEAREVLEGHLRSILGSMTVEEIYKNREKFSQEVQRVASQDLAKMGLVIVSFTIKDVRDKNGYLESLGKPRIAQVKRDADIATAEADKETRIKRAEADKDAKKSELERATEIAEAEKTNQLKIAEYRREQDTAKANADQAYDLETARARQQVTEQEMQVKIIERQKQIELEEKEILRRERQYDSEVKKKADADRYSVEQSAAAEKAKQLAEADAKKYSIEAMAKAEAEKVRIDGLAKAEAEKAKGETEAEVIRLKGLAEAEAKEKIAAAFEQYGQAAIFDMIVKMLPEYAKQVASPLSNIDKITVVDTGGSSDSSGANKVTSYATNLMSSLQESLKASSGIDVKEMIENFSGKGNVKQSLHELTNEIKEANGSKQEKND; the protein is encoded by the coding sequence ATGACAATGCCGATTATAATTGTCATCGGAGTTGTATTCTTTTTATTCATTGCACTGGTAGCCGTTTTTATCACAAAGTATCGTACGGCAGGACCAGATGAAGCGTTAATCGTAACGGGGAGCTATCTAGGAAATAAAAATGTTCATGTCGATGAAGGCGGCAACCGTCTTAAAATCGTCCGCGGCGGAGGAACCTTTGTCCTTCCCGTCTTCCAGCAGGCAGAGCCGCTAAGCCTATTATCAAGCAAACTTGATGTTTCGACACCTGAAGTCTATACCGAACAAGGAGTTCCAGTAATGGCTGATGGAACTGCGATTATTAAAATCGGCGGTTCTATAGGAGAAATCGCTACAGCGGCTGAACAATTTTTAGGAAAATCAAAAGATGACCGTGAGCAGGAAGCGCGTGAGGTTTTAGAAGGCCATCTTCGTTCCATTCTCGGCTCGATGACGGTTGAAGAAATCTATAAAAACAGAGAAAAATTTTCTCAAGAGGTGCAGCGTGTGGCCTCACAGGATCTCGCAAAAATGGGGCTTGTGATTGTTTCCTTTACCATTAAGGATGTACGTGATAAAAACGGTTATCTTGAATCATTAGGGAAACCGAGAATCGCTCAAGTAAAACGCGATGCTGATATCGCAACAGCAGAGGCTGATAAAGAAACCCGGATTAAGCGGGCAGAAGCCGATAAAGATGCAAAAAAATCAGAACTTGAACGGGCGACGGAAATCGCTGAAGCTGAAAAAACCAATCAGCTCAAAATAGCCGAATACCGCAGAGAACAAGATACGGCAAAAGCGAATGCCGACCAGGCATATGATTTAGAGACTGCCAGAGCGCGCCAGCAAGTCACCGAACAGGAAATGCAGGTTAAAATTATTGAACGCCAAAAACAAATAGAACTAGAAGAAAAAGAAATTCTTCGCCGGGAGCGCCAATACGACTCAGAGGTAAAGAAAAAAGCCGATGCAGACCGTTATTCAGTCGAGCAGTCCGCCGCAGCTGAGAAAGCCAAACAGCTCGCGGAAGCTGATGCCAAGAAGTACAGTATAGAAGCAATGGCGAAGGCAGAGGCCGAGAAAGTCAGAATTGACGGACTTGCAAAAGCAGAAGCTGAAAAAGCGAAAGGGGAAACAGAAGCTGAGGTTATCCGTCTAAAAGGTTTGGCGGAAGCGGAAGCAAAAGAGAAAATCGCCGCTGCTTTTGAACAGTACGGACAGGCTGCGATTTTCGATATGATCGTAAAAATGCTTCCGGAATACGCAAAACAAGTGGCATCACCTCTTTCAAATATTGATAAAATCACTGTTGTTGATACAGGGGGAAGCAGTGATTCAAGCGGCGCCAACAAAGTAACCAGCTATGCGACAAACTTAATGTCAAGCCTTCAAGAAAGCTTAAAAGCCTCATCGGGAATTGATGTAAAAGAAATGATTGAGAACTTTTCAGGAAAAGGAAACGTAAAACAAAGCCTTCACGAATTAACAAATGAAATAAAAGAAGCAAACGGGTCCAAACAAGAGAAGAATGACTAA
- a CDS encoding GNAT family N-acetyltransferase: MATVREAKLEDIIDIAKVHVDSWRTTYRGIIPADYLNGLDYKEFEDKWKSRSLKGVFVAQDEKDSIFGFASFGPIRSEQEGYDSELYAIYLLEEHQRQGAGRALLAKGAEFLLHHGFSNMFVWVIEQNPSISFYQAYSPERKAEDSFEIAGERLKEIGFGWPDLSALKTSLNR, encoded by the coding sequence ATGGCAACTGTGAGAGAGGCAAAGTTAGAGGATATAATAGACATTGCAAAAGTGCATGTCGACAGCTGGAGAACAACATATCGCGGCATCATCCCGGCTGACTACTTAAATGGCCTGGACTACAAGGAATTTGAAGACAAATGGAAAAGCCGCTCGTTAAAGGGTGTATTTGTCGCTCAAGATGAAAAAGATTCAATATTCGGCTTTGCTTCATTTGGCCCTATTCGGTCTGAACAAGAAGGCTATGACAGCGAGCTATACGCGATTTACCTTTTAGAGGAGCATCAGCGGCAAGGTGCAGGCAGAGCGCTCTTAGCAAAAGGAGCAGAGTTTTTGCTTCATCATGGCTTTTCAAACATGTTTGTTTGGGTAATTGAGCAAAACCCCTCGATTTCATTTTATCAAGCCTATTCTCCTGAAAGAAAAGCGGAGGACAGCTTTGAAATTGCAGGAGAAAGGCTGAAAGAAATAGGGTTTGGCTGGCCGGATCTTTCTGCTTTGAAAACATCTCTTAACAGATAA